In one window of Effusibacillus lacus DNA:
- a CDS encoding 2-keto-4-pentenoate hydratase, giving the protein MSAKDTEKIRRWADHLAQAEVSRSGVAPLTELDPHISMEEAYQVQLVTIGRKVESGHRIVGKKIGLTSLAMQKLLGVDQPDYGHLLDSMVVENGGSIPFDRVLQPKVEGEIAFVLKRDLAGPRVTQLDVLLATDYVLPALEIVDSRIKDWKIKLSDTIADNASSGLFVLGGKPLAVESLDLAQTGMVLCKNGEIMNTGVGAAALGNPAACVAWLANKLSEFGIALKAGEVILSGALSAAVNAEPGDIFSARFAHLGEVSVRFTA; this is encoded by the coding sequence TTGAGCGCCAAGGATACGGAAAAAATCAGACGATGGGCGGATCATCTGGCACAGGCTGAAGTGAGCCGAAGCGGCGTCGCTCCTTTGACAGAACTGGATCCGCACATCTCCATGGAAGAAGCCTACCAGGTTCAACTGGTGACAATCGGACGGAAAGTGGAGTCCGGCCACCGCATCGTGGGAAAGAAAATAGGCCTCACTTCTCTGGCGATGCAAAAGCTGCTGGGTGTAGATCAGCCTGATTACGGTCATTTGCTGGACAGCATGGTTGTGGAAAACGGCGGGAGCATTCCGTTTGACCGAGTCCTGCAGCCGAAAGTGGAAGGAGAGATCGCTTTTGTGCTGAAAAGGGATCTTGCCGGACCGCGAGTAACCCAGCTCGATGTCCTGCTGGCAACCGATTATGTGCTCCCTGCTCTCGAGATCGTTGACAGCCGCATCAAGGACTGGAAGATCAAACTCTCGGACACGATTGCGGACAATGCGTCCTCCGGACTCTTTGTTCTGGGAGGCAAACCGCTTGCGGTCGAATCGCTTGACCTTGCCCAGACAGGCATGGTGCTCTGCAAAAACGGGGAGATCATGAATACCGGAGTTGGAGCGGCAGCTTTGGGCAACCCGGCGGCATGCGTCGCTTGGCTGGCCAACAAGTTGTCCGAGTTCGGCATTGCGCTGAAGGCGGGTGAAGTCATTCTGTCCGGCGCTCTGTCTGCCGCCGTCAACGCTGAGCCGGGAGACATTTTCAGCGCCCGTTTTGCACATTTGGGAGAAGTGAGCGTTCGATTTACTGCTTGA